The sequence GTTAATTTCCACCTGTTCATATACTTTGTCGAGGGTCTCCAGTAAACGTGACCTTGTATCAGGCAGGTCTTGCAATTTATTAATGGTCTCTTGAGTAAACTCCCTGGAAAGGCTTCGGACATGTTCGTCAACAATTGCCTCTTTGACAGGAAAGTGATTATATAGTGTTTTTCTAGCTACGTCAGCTTCTTCCGCAATTTGCTCCATGGTAGTATTGTCAAACCCTTGGCGCTGAATCAAATCCATGGCTGCTCTAATAATTTTCTGCCGTGTTTCCTTTTTCTTACGCTCTATCCTGCCCTCTACCAGCACATCCCTTGGTTCCATTATTACGCCTCCTATGTATTGTTCTTATACAATCCACGAATTATGGGGAGATCAAGTTTTACACCAATTGTAGTATTACACCAAATATACTATTACACAATGTGTATTTACTTAATTATCTCTTTTAATTACTTGTGTGTCAATAGCTTTTTAATCTATAACTTCCAAGAATGTTTTTTTCACTTGAACTACATTAAACTTGTATATAAAGATATAAGCACGTTGAAATGCTGTTAGGCTATCAACGTGCTTATATCTTTATAGGTCATTTACTATTTATATAGGAGTAAAAAGTGAACCTTGATTTGAAGTCTTTACTTGTGGAAAATAAACTATTTTTACGCAGTTGATACACATCTATGGTACCTTCACCTAGTCCGAGATTACCCTTGGGAAGCAATAGTTGGGTAGGTCTTTTTTCTCTGCACTTAGCTAAGTTGTTAACTGAATTAATACATAGGCACAAAAATGTGCGTACTTGTTTATTTCTTCCTAAATATTATAATGAAACTGTCCTTGAACAAATCAAAACTAAGTAACTTATAGGAGACGATGGCTAATGATAAAAGTACTTTCTCTTAATGGCAGTCCTCGAAAGAATTGGAATACTGATACGTTATTGCAAAAAGCCCTTGAAGGGGCTAAATCTGTGGGAGCGCAAACAGAAGCCATTCATTTATATGACTTGAATTTTAAGGGTTGTACCAGCTGCTTTGCCTGTAAAAGGAAGAATTCCAAGTTCGTCGGACACTGTGCTATGAAAGATGACCTAACTGCAGTTCTAGAAAAAGTTCAGCAATCTAATGTTCTCTTGTTGGGATCACCTATCTACTTTGGCAATGTAACCGGTTTAATGCGTTCATTTTTAGAACGTTTGCTATTCTCTAACCTTTCCTATAATGAAGGTCATCGTTCTGTTTTTCCCGGGAAATTATCCTCGGGTTTCATTTATACCATGAATGTCCCCAAGGAGTATATTCACCAAGTCAACTACGAAGCTTTATTTGAACAAAACAAAACTGTACTGCAACTACTTAATGGAACCTCTGAATTTTTGATTTCCGCTGATACTTATCAGTTTGAAGATTACTCCAAGTATGAAGCATCCATGTTCGACGTAAAACACAAGTCCCAGGTCAAAGCTGAGCAGTTCCCCATCGATTGCCAAAACGCCTTTGACCTGGGGGTTCGACTTTCAGGCCTTTAAACTACTTCACTTTGAGTAAAATCTCCCTTTTACCAAATATACGTAATCATTTTGGTATAACTCTTGATCACCAATGGTTTGATTCGTAAAAATTTCGTCAGGTATTATTGCGGAACTGTTACCACCATCTACAACTCTTACTGCCAATAAAAATTCAGTGTCAGAATCACAAAGGATCGGACTGTCATTCTTTTTATTAGTAGTAACACTCTGCTCCATGATTGGTTTCTCTTTTAGCAAGCTACTACCGTTAATTGTAATTCTTGTCTTGTTATCGATATCTTCAAACCTGCATATAATACTCCCGTCCTTAGCTGCCCCTTCATTGATACTCAAAAGCTTACTGGTTTTTTGGCCTTTCTCATAGTATTCAATCCATACTTCTAGCCAGTTGTATTCTATAGGAATTCCATCGTATTCGAAGTAAAAAATATCATCTGGACTACCTCCAATTCCTCTGATAATCTTTTTCTGGGAATCATCAAATTCTATGACTTTGATGATTCCTTTTTCTTGAGAGTTATCAGCTTTTGGCGCTGCATCAGTTACTCCGTTCTCAGGCTGTTCAGTTTTAACAGAACACCCTGTTGTTATCAAACAGATAATTAAAATAGTCAATAATGCTTTTAAACTCTTACTCATTTTATCCCCCCGTTCAGAAATACCAAGAGCTGAGAATGTTCCTGTCGTTGCATAGATGGAATCTTAGAATCAAACAGCCCAAATCAACCTCTGCTTGGCACAGATATCTTTCATGAAGGAACGCTGTGAACTATCCTTAAAACGAACGACAATCATATTTCCTTCATCCTTAAGAATAACTCCTTCTCCAAATGATTTATGCTGTACAACCAACCCGGGGACTAAGTCACTCAGCGGGGTCGATACTTGAGAAGTCACCTCTTGAGGCTTTTTACCTTGCAGCACAAGACTGACCTCGCCAAGGAAGCGAGAGGCTTTAACCCTTTTCTGATGATAGTAATTCAGAGAACATAAGGTTAACTCTCGTTTGGCCCTAGTCATGCCTACATAAAAAAGTCGTCTTTCTTCCTCTAACAATTCCTTCTTGCCACCTTGATCTTCCCTAATAGTCTCCCATTCAGGAATGATCCCCTCGACAAGATCAATTAAGTAGACCTGATCCCATTCTAAACCCTTGGCCGAATGGATGGTTGAAAGGGTTACGACATTCTTGTGTTTATTTTTATAGGAAGACATCATTAGCTTGTCCAGATGGGTTAATCGATTGGCAAACTCTACAATCGTAGGTTCCTTCTGCGCTATTGAACTTAGAACATCCAAGAGGCTTACTACATAGTCTTCAGAAAAGCCTAGGGACTCGCACATTCGCTTCAGCGCTTTATCATAATCAAGCTGGTTTCGGATATAAGGGATTGCCTTCGCAGGTGAAAGAGTATTAAGCTCCTTAAACCATTTTTTTAGGTCTAAAAACTCTGTTTTTACCTTAGTAGTCACTCCCGGTTGTTCAGCCAGAATTTCAAAAATTGAACGATCGATTGGCATTTGCTTTAGTAAATCAAGATGTTGCTTGCGGATTGGACAACTTAGCTTAGACCATATCCGCTCCAAGACGGGCAGGCTTTTATCGTTAAATGAGAAGCGAAGGAAATTTAACATATCGTTAATGGCCCAGTGGGAGAAAAACCTCTGTTTACCTGACTCACGCATATAAAAGGGAATTTTAGCCCGATCCAGCTCATCTGCCAAAGAAATGGCGGATAAATTATTGCGATACAGAATCCCTACCTGGGCTAAATCCTTTTGACTCTGGAGTTTCCGAATAATAAATTGATTTTGTTCTTGAATACCTTCAAATTGTTTGCTCTGAAGGACGCCCCCCCTTGGATTCTTAGTAAACATGGCTTTATCAAAGCGCAGCTGATTGGAACGAATAAAACCGCAGGCTACTGTGACAATCTGGGGAGTCGAACGAAAGTTCTGCTCCATGCGCAGAATCTTGGCCCCAGGGTAAGTCTGTTCAAACTCTAATAGGTACTTTGGCTCTGCTGCTCGAAACCCGAAAATTGATTGATCATCATCCCCCACGACAAAAATATTGTTCTTAGGCTTAACGACCATTTCGATGATTTTGTGCTGAAGAAGAGACGTATCTTGGCTCTCATCCGTAAGCATATAGTCAAAGCGCTTTCGATAATACTCCAAGCAGGTTGGGTTACCCTCTAACTCTTGATAAGCAAGAGAAAGCATATCGTCATAATCAATCAGACGTGGGCGGCTGCTTTCCTTATAGTCCTCATAATCGTTATATATGAGGGAGAAATTTTTAATGTCGCAGTTTAAAAGCTCTGCGGGTTTGCTCAAAGTATTTTTCACATAACAAATGGTATTCTGCAACCCTTCCAGCTGCTCATCAGTAATTGAGGAAGCATTATGCTTTTCGTAGATTCTTCGCAGAACTCCCGTCTTGCTTTGAGCCCCGGTTTGTTCCTCAATAATTTCAAATCTGGTACCTCTTTGTCGAAAAGCGGTTCGAACTATCTCATAAGCGAAGCTGTGAATGGTAGAAAATTGAATTTCTCCACAGCCTTCAGTTTGCCCCCTTACCATTGCCCCAAAATTCTCAACAAACCGTTCTCGCATTTCCTTAGCGGCAGCTCGTCCGAAGGTTAGACAAAGGATCCTTCGAGGATCTATGTTTTTCACAAGAATCAAATAGGCTAAACGAACCGTGAGAACCGTGGTCTTCCCGGCGCCGGGAACCGCTAAAAGTAAAAGAGGGCCCTGGTTATGAACCACAGCCCGTTTTTGCTGTTCTGTTAAATCAAAACCTCTGGCTTTGATTTCTTCAAAGAAATCCTTTTCGCTAATCACCGTAAATCTCCCACTATGTATTTCTAACACCTTACTAATAGTTGATGGATGTCATAAGGGTGCATGATTTATTGTATAGTGCCTAGTCAATCATAGCAAGGCTAAGACCTTCGGTATTCAAATAATAGGGCACACATTTTTAATGGCCTTAGTCAATGAGATTCTATTCTACCTTGACTTTTACAGTATATACGCCATTATATCCATAACCTTTTCTATTCCACATTGCTTTAAAGGGTTGGATATGGCCAAAAGAATCCTTGGCCCTCGACATAATCAAATACTCGCCTTTATTAGGCACTTTCCAGACGTACTTCCAGAATGTCCAAGAATATAACGGTGATTGCTCCTGAACAAGATTAGCCTTATGCCAGCTTTCGCCTCCATCTGTTGTAACCTCAACTTCTATGATTACCCCCGTGCCTGTCCAGGCAAAACCTTCAATGATATGTTTTCCGTTATCCAGAATTGAACGGTTTACCGGCTGCTGTATCACTGAATTAACGTTAATCTGAGTTACGGGTGTTTTTCCTAGATCATTATCTTTATATGGGAAATAGTTATAATCAATTTCCTGATATGGCCCTTTGAAGTGATGATCTATAACCACTATTCTTTTGAGCCACTTTATTGAAGCCATGGCATACCATTGAGGTACAATCAGCCTTAAAGGGTAGCCATGCTTATAGGGAATGGGCTTGCCATTTAATTCATAAGCAATGAGTGTATCGGGATGAAGTGCCTTTTGAATAGGTAAGCTCCTGGTAAAATGAAACTTTCCCGCCAAATCCTTTCTTTTGCCATAATCATACGCCTCAAAGACCACCTCCAGCGAAGTGCTTTTCAAGCCTATTAAGGCAAGGAGATCCTTGAGCGGGACCCCCTTCCATAGCCCCTGACTAATAGCTCCATCTTCCCATTGCTCCCCATAGACCTTCGGATCAAAAAACGCCCTATTATTACCTGAACATTCAAGTGGCAGGGTCAAGTGTTTTGAGGGCATACGTATAATGTCCTGATAGGTAAAGATTGTGGGTCTCATTGCTTCCCCTGCTATAGGAAGGAAGAACGCTTCTTGGGTTTGAAGTGGATATTCGAAGTGATTTCTGATAAAGAAATACTCAGTCGGTGTAATGGTTTGACGAAGAAAATGAATAGGAGTTTCCTGGTTTTCAGGGTTTAATTTTCTGGTTGTTAAATAAGGAGTTATTGCAGGTTTCTCGATATCCAAAGAATCACCACCTCTCTTGTCAAGATACAGAGCGACGATTGATACCTTTAACTTATTAGTCAGTCTTGCAAAGTAATATTAAATGATTAATGTAATATTTACCATCACTTGTTCTCCTGTATTCTTTTTGTGGCTGCTTGAATGAACTCGTTCAGCTAAAGCCGAACATCGAGACTTCGGTGGGTGAGTCTACCCCCTACCGAAATAGAATTAGGAATACCCACTTGAGGAAGTGGGTGTCTCGGAATTCATAAATTAAGACTATTAAGATAGTCTTTACAAACCCAGACTATTTTAATAGTATATAGGCATACTACTCAAATAGCCTGGAGGGTTAACTTTGGAAACAGTAAAATTATTTGACAGCGAACTAAAAATTATGGACATTGTCTGGGATAAGGAGCCTGTATCGGCAAAGGAAATCACTCTTATCGCCGCCGAAACCATCGGCTGGAATAAGAACACATCCTATACGATTATCA comes from Desulfosporosinus meridiei DSM 13257 and encodes:
- a CDS encoding TetR/AcrR family transcriptional regulator; translated protein: MEPRDVLVEGRIERKKKETRQKIIRAAMDLIQRQGFDNTTMEQIAEEADVARKTLYNHFPVKEAIVDEHVRSLSREFTQETINKLQDLPDTRSRLLETLDKVYEQVEINPEIIGISMGYRLKNMFQGEGYSSGGTQSLITEIIRLGQLAGEIRQDIQAKLLVKQLDMLRGAVVMDWLNDPTRLELRKEMSLMVDLFLNGAIGKGAKK
- a CDS encoding flavodoxin family protein, giving the protein MKVLSLNGSPRKNWNTDTLLQKALEGAKSVGAQTEAIHLYDLNFKGCTSCFACKRKNSKFVGHCAMKDDLTAVLEKVQQSNVLLLGSPIYFGNVTGLMRSFLERLLFSNLSYNEGHRSVFPGKLSSGFIYTMNVPKEYIHQVNYEALFEQNKTVLQLLNGTSEFLISADTYQFEDYSKYEASMFDVKHKSQVKAEQFPIDCQNAFDLGVRLSGL
- a CDS encoding ATP-dependent helicase, producing MISEKDFFEEIKARGFDLTEQQKRAVVHNQGPLLLLAVPGAGKTTVLTVRLAYLILVKNIDPRRILCLTFGRAAAKEMRERFVENFGAMVRGQTEGCGEIQFSTIHSFAYEIVRTAFRQRGTRFEIIEEQTGAQSKTGVLRRIYEKHNASSITDEQLEGLQNTICYVKNTLSKPAELLNCDIKNFSLIYNDYEDYKESSRPRLIDYDDMLSLAYQELEGNPTCLEYYRKRFDYMLTDESQDTSLLQHKIIEMVVKPKNNIFVVGDDDQSIFGFRAAEPKYLLEFEQTYPGAKILRMEQNFRSTPQIVTVACGFIRSNQLRFDKAMFTKNPRGGVLQSKQFEGIQEQNQFIIRKLQSQKDLAQVGILYRNNLSAISLADELDRAKIPFYMRESGKQRFFSHWAINDMLNFLRFSFNDKSLPVLERIWSKLSCPIRKQHLDLLKQMPIDRSIFEILAEQPGVTTKVKTEFLDLKKWFKELNTLSPAKAIPYIRNQLDYDKALKRMCESLGFSEDYVVSLLDVLSSIAQKEPTIVEFANRLTHLDKLMMSSYKNKHKNVVTLSTIHSAKGLEWDQVYLIDLVEGIIPEWETIREDQGGKKELLEEERRLFYVGMTRAKRELTLCSLNYYHQKRVKASRFLGEVSLVLQGKKPQEVTSQVSTPLSDLVPGLVVQHKSFGEGVILKDEGNMIVVRFKDSSQRSFMKDICAKQRLIWAV
- a CDS encoding sulfite oxidase; this encodes MDIEKPAITPYLTTRKLNPENQETPIHFLRQTITPTEYFFIRNHFEYPLQTQEAFFLPIAGEAMRPTIFTYQDIIRMPSKHLTLPLECSGNNRAFFDPKVYGEQWEDGAISQGLWKGVPLKDLLALIGLKSTSLEVVFEAYDYGKRKDLAGKFHFTRSLPIQKALHPDTLIAYELNGKPIPYKHGYPLRLIVPQWYAMASIKWLKRIVVIDHHFKGPYQEIDYNYFPYKDNDLGKTPVTQINVNSVIQQPVNRSILDNGKHIIEGFAWTGTGVIIEVEVTTDGGESWHKANLVQEQSPLYSWTFWKYVWKVPNKGEYLIMSRAKDSFGHIQPFKAMWNRKGYGYNGVYTVKVKVE